From Lycium ferocissimum isolate CSIRO_LF1 chromosome 12, AGI_CSIRO_Lferr_CH_V1, whole genome shotgun sequence, one genomic window encodes:
- the LOC132040060 gene encoding uncharacterized protein LOC132040060, translated as MGNVTAGVAAKFAFFPPEPATYEVFKDEEENGRVCFSGITADKNVNVHLLDTKGGNKIVATFWKHPNGRFTLLYSHGNAADLGQMIDLFVELRAHLRVNIMCYDYSGYGGSSGKPSELNTYYDIEAVYNCLKSEYSIKQEDIILYGQSVGSGPTLHLASRLQRLRAIVLHSAILSGIRVLYPVKMTFWFDIFKNIDKIQKVSCPVLVIHGTSDEVVDFSHGKRLWELAKEKYDPLWVEGGGHCNIETFPEYIKHMRKFVNAMEKHSFSKRNKGRLSQAPSIAESKHNRCLRFGKRQK; from the exons ATGGGAAATGTAACAGCAGGTGTAGCTGCAAAATTTGCATTTTTTCCACCAGAACCAGCAACATATGAAGTAtttaaagatgaagaagaaaatggaagagtTTGTTTTAGTGGAATAACAGCTGATAAAAATGTGAATGTTCATTTATTAGATACAAAAGGTGGTAATAAAATTGTTGCAACATTTTGGAAACATCCAAATGGAAGATTTACACTTCTTTATTCTCATGGAAATGCTGCTGATTTGGGACAAATGATTGATCTTTTTGTTGAACTTAGAGCTCATCTTCGTGTTAATATTATGtg CTACGACTACTCGGGATATGGTGGATCATCGGGTAAG CCATCTGAGTTAAACACGTACTACGACATAGAAGCTGTCTACAATTGTTTGAAGAGCGAATACAGCATTAAGCAAGAGGATATCATTCTGTATGGACAATCTGTTGGCAGTGGGCCGACACTACACTTGGCATCTCGCTTACAGAGGTTAAGAGCCATTGTTCTTCATAGTGCTATACTTTCAGGAATACGAGTTCTATATCCTGTCAAGATGACATTCTGGTTTGACATTTTCAAA AATATAGACAAAATACAAAAAGTCAGCTGCCCGGTTTTAGTGATCCAT GGTACATCAGATGAAGTTGTTGATTTTTCACATGGCAAGCGTTTATGGGAACTTGCCAAAGAGAAATATGATCCGTTATGGGTCGAAGGTGGAGGACATTGTAATATAGAGACATTTCCTGAGTACATTAAGCACATGCGCAAATTTGTTAATGCAATGGAGAAACACTCGTTTTCTAAACGAAACAAGGGACGGCTTTCTCAAGCCCCGAGTATAGCTGAATCCAAACACAACAGATGCTTAAGATTTGGAAAGAGACAAAAATGA